The Sphingorhabdus sp. Alg231-15 genome has a segment encoding these proteins:
- a CDS encoding nitronate monooxygenase has protein sequence MKNPICDMLGIEFPLVAFSHCRDVVAAVSRAGGMGVFGGVNCTPETLEEELSWIDAHVDGKPYGLDIIVPNKVEGKGEQIDVDTTLAMVPDEHKQFSKDIMARHGVDPGDLEELRREHAVGADNLRGGNAGALLEVAFRHPIKLIANALGIPPQVMTDMGRQHGVPVAALIGTKEHAMSQVAVGVDILIAVGGEAGGHTGDVATMVLIPEVCNALRDMGDDTPVLAAGGIATGSQMAAAMAMGASGVWCGSVWLTTAEAETNPVVKEKMLSATSRDTVRARSRTGKPSRQLRSPWTDAWEAEDAPTPLAMPLQSLVAEPPLRSIDKLSQGDNQGAKDLATYWVGQGVGLMNQPMSTAQVVQGFKEDFIAAYERLAANLEE, from the coding sequence ATGAAAAATCCGATTTGCGACATGCTGGGAATCGAATTTCCGCTGGTCGCTTTCAGCCATTGCCGGGACGTTGTTGCTGCCGTTTCGAGAGCAGGCGGCATGGGGGTTTTCGGCGGCGTCAACTGCACACCCGAAACGCTGGAAGAGGAGCTGAGCTGGATCGACGCCCATGTCGATGGCAAGCCTTACGGCCTCGACATCATTGTCCCGAATAAGGTCGAGGGCAAAGGCGAGCAAATCGATGTCGACACCACGCTGGCGATGGTTCCGGACGAACATAAGCAATTTTCCAAAGACATAATGGCGCGTCATGGCGTCGATCCCGGCGACCTGGAAGAGCTGCGCCGGGAACATGCCGTGGGCGCTGACAATCTGCGTGGTGGTAATGCGGGAGCGCTGTTGGAAGTTGCTTTTCGCCATCCGATCAAGCTGATTGCCAATGCGTTGGGCATCCCACCACAGGTTATGACCGATATGGGCCGCCAGCATGGCGTGCCGGTCGCAGCCCTGATTGGCACCAAAGAACATGCGATGAGCCAGGTCGCTGTGGGTGTCGATATCCTGATCGCGGTAGGCGGCGAAGCAGGCGGCCATACTGGAGATGTCGCCACCATGGTATTGATCCCCGAAGTCTGTAATGCCTTGCGCGATATGGGCGATGATACACCTGTGCTGGCAGCGGGCGGTATCGCCACTGGATCCCAAATGGCCGCCGCCATGGCCATGGGCGCAAGCGGCGTATGGTGCGGATCAGTCTGGCTGACCACGGCAGAGGCTGAAACCAATCCCGTCGTGAAGGAAAAAATGCTCAGCGCGACGTCGCGTGATACGGTTCGGGCTCGGTCTCGTACCGGCAAGCCGTCGCGGCAATTGCGCTCTCCATGGACCGATGCTTGGGAAGCAGAAGATGCACCCACGCCGCTAGCTATGCCGTTACAATCATTAGTTGCAGAACCACCGCTCCGGTCTATCGACAAACTGAGCCAAGGCGACAATCAGGGCGCGAAAGATCTCGCCACCTATTGGGTCGGACAGGGCGTGGGACTAATGAACCAACCGATGTCGACAGCGCAGGTTGTGCAGGGTTTCAAGGAAGATTTTATCGCCGCCTATGAAAGGCTCGCCGCCAATCTGGAAGAATAA
- a CDS encoding CoA transferase — MVEVTARQPLAGIKVVEFSTMITASLATMMFAQQGADVIKVEPPGIGDPMRWLGSRKDSISGLFNNCNRAKRSITLDLKSKEGVATARKLCLDADIVIHNYRPGVMQRLGLDSESLRAEKPALIYCAITGFGREGPMAERPAYDHVMQAMAGFMGTQGHPDGFAYVKTLLCDKLTAYTAAQAITAALFARERTGEGQHIDLSMLASCIAFLWPDGGMHLTLMDEDAIHAAPFADYYQMPLRTTDGAIAYAAMSDAHWQVVFEMVGREDLKSEEKYQGLENRSMHMAELAQIVSSEPPRHDTETMIAGLTKGDVPAAPCLTLDHVKSHAQILAIEAFEEQDHPLLGTIHNAASPVHINGQKLPATGPSPALGEHSEQILQEMGMKS; from the coding sequence ATGGTAGAGGTGACAGCACGGCAGCCGCTGGCCGGGATTAAGGTCGTTGAATTTTCAACGATGATCACCGCGTCCCTCGCCACTATGATGTTTGCGCAGCAAGGGGCAGACGTCATCAAGGTGGAGCCCCCCGGCATTGGTGATCCGATGCGCTGGCTCGGCAGTCGGAAAGACAGCATCTCCGGTCTGTTCAACAATTGCAATCGCGCCAAGCGCTCGATCACGCTGGACCTGAAAAGCAAAGAGGGCGTTGCCACCGCTCGCAAGCTTTGTCTCGATGCCGATATTGTGATCCACAATTATCGCCCCGGCGTGATGCAGCGCCTTGGCCTCGACAGCGAAAGTCTGCGCGCCGAAAAACCGGCTTTAATCTATTGCGCCATTACCGGCTTTGGCCGCGAGGGTCCGATGGCGGAGCGTCCCGCCTATGATCATGTCATGCAGGCCATGGCGGGTTTCATGGGGACGCAGGGCCATCCTGATGGTTTTGCCTATGTGAAGACTTTGCTCTGCGACAAGCTTACCGCCTATACCGCCGCGCAGGCCATCACCGCGGCATTATTTGCCCGCGAGCGGACTGGCGAGGGACAGCATATTGATCTGTCCATGCTCGCCAGCTGCATTGCCTTTCTCTGGCCCGACGGCGGTATGCATCTGACTTTGATGGATGAAGATGCGATCCATGCCGCACCCTTTGCGGACTATTATCAGATGCCACTGCGCACCACCGATGGCGCGATTGCCTATGCCGCGATGAGCGACGCGCATTGGCAAGTCGTGTTCGAAATGGTCGGCCGCGAAGATTTAAAGTCTGAAGAAAAATATCAGGGCCTTGAAAATCGCAGCATGCATATGGCCGAGCTCGCGCAGATTGTTTCTAGCGAGCCGCCGCGCCATGATACCGAAACAATGATCGCTGGTCTGACGAAGGGCGATGTACCGGCCGCGCCCTGTCTGACGCTTGATCATGTGAAATCGCATGCTCAGATTTTGGCAATAGAAGCGTTTGAGGAACAAGACCATCCGCTGCTTGGCACGATCCACAATGCCGCTTCACCAGTACATATAAATGGCCAGAAACTGCCAGCCACAGGGCCAAGCCCAGCGCTTGGCGAACATAGCGAACAGATATTGCAGGAAATGGGAATGAAATCATGA
- a CDS encoding acyl-CoA synthetase, producing the protein MSWQMADIWENIAQAIPDKPAIVEGAKRYNWSEYEQRAARLAQVYTDHGLKPGAKLSIYAYNCAEYMEAQFAAFKARICPVNVNYRYLEAELTHVINNSDSEALVYHAQFAPRVAAIKDQLEHVKLFLEIDDGSGEHLDGAVDYETALNAADPMPIIPRSGEDLYMLYTGGTTGMPKGVMYDHQTFSSALFTKGFEMREMALPEGAAGFGPLVQALHAAGATSRAIPACPIMHGTGMWIGAMIPHALGGCVILFNNRNFDPHGLWKLADDEKVTDLTIVGDVFAKPMLAALNEAKEAGNPYDLESVQMMGSSGVMWSSEVKQGLLDHIEMVIVDSMGSTEGSMGASVMTRENSQIVKTASFDMADTTKILTEDGKEIQPGSGEIGMICNGGMVPIGYYKDEKKSAETFKTFDGVRYSIPGDFATVEADGSVTLLGRGSVCINSGGEKIFPEEVEEALKTHDSVYDCLVVGVPDDRFGEKVTAVLSLANGQALDETALYDHVHGILADYKTPRAFLVVDDVPRAANGKPGYKDAKNLALEMLDLVAA; encoded by the coding sequence ATGAGCTGGCAAATGGCCGATATCTGGGAAAATATTGCCCAGGCAATTCCTGATAAACCTGCAATTGTGGAAGGCGCCAAGCGCTATAACTGGTCAGAATATGAACAGCGCGCAGCGCGGCTCGCTCAGGTCTACACCGATCACGGCCTGAAGCCCGGCGCGAAACTCTCCATCTACGCCTATAATTGTGCCGAATATATGGAAGCGCAATTTGCCGCCTTCAAAGCGCGTATTTGTCCAGTGAATGTCAATTATCGATATCTCGAAGCAGAGCTGACTCATGTCATCAACAACAGTGATAGCGAAGCCTTGGTATATCACGCCCAATTCGCCCCTCGTGTCGCGGCCATCAAAGATCAACTGGAACATGTGAAGCTTTTCCTGGAAATTGACGATGGTTCCGGCGAGCATCTCGACGGCGCTGTCGATTATGAAACCGCCTTGAACGCTGCTGATCCGATGCCGATCATCCCGCGCTCCGGCGAGGATCTTTATATGCTCTATACAGGCGGGACCACCGGCATGCCGAAAGGCGTGATGTATGACCATCAGACATTTTCCAGCGCCTTGTTCACCAAGGGCTTTGAGATGCGGGAAATGGCTCTGCCCGAAGGCGCCGCAGGATTTGGCCCATTGGTTCAGGCGCTCCATGCAGCTGGCGCTACCAGCCGCGCCATCCCCGCTTGCCCGATCATGCACGGCACCGGCATGTGGATTGGCGCGATGATCCCACACGCCTTGGGCGGCTGCGTCATCCTGTTCAACAACAGGAATTTTGATCCGCATGGCCTTTGGAAACTGGCGGATGATGAGAAAGTCACCGACCTTACGATTGTTGGTGACGTATTTGCCAAACCGATGCTGGCCGCGCTTAACGAAGCAAAGGAAGCCGGCAATCCCTATGACCTGGAATCGGTGCAGATGATGGGATCATCCGGCGTGATGTGGTCTTCCGAAGTCAAACAAGGCCTGCTCGACCATATTGAAATGGTAATTGTCGACAGCATGGGTTCGACCGAAGGCAGCATGGGGGCATCTGTCATGACTCGCGAGAACAGCCAGATTGTCAAAACCGCAAGCTTTGATATGGCCGACACGACCAAGATCCTGACCGAAGACGGAAAAGAGATTCAGCCGGGTTCCGGCGAGATCGGCATGATCTGCAATGGCGGGATGGTTCCGATCGGCTATTATAAAGATGAGAAAAAGAGCGCCGAAACGTTCAAGACCTTTGACGGCGTGCGCTATTCGATCCCCGGTGATTTCGCGACGGTTGAAGCCGATGGCAGTGTCACCTTGCTGGGCCGTGGTTCGGTCTGCATCAATAGCGGCGGCGAGAAGATCTTCCCTGAAGAGGTGGAGGAAGCGCTCAAGACCCATGACAGTGTTTATGACTGTCTGGTCGTTGGCGTGCCAGATGATCGCTTTGGCGAGAAAGTGACGGCGGTGCTCTCACTGGCCAATGGGCAAGCCCTGGATGAGACGGCCCTTTATGATCATGTTCATGGCATACTCGCCGACT
- a CDS encoding TIGR03084 family metal-binding protein produces the protein MMDQAQDFLDESEAIYALVQNLSDEEMEQETGFKNWTINAILRHLHIWNMAAYWSLAEPEKFHAFFKEAMAAMKENAKKGQTSMRFFEADYLDNLSGADLVKTWRDFYQKMAPEFGAADPAMRVEWAGPSMSVRSSITARLMENWSHAQAIYDVLGLKRENADRIRNIVMIGLNTYGWTFKVNSEEAPQPVPYLKLTAPSGATWDYGDESKDERIEGLAEEFCQVVTQSRNIADTGLKVTGPNATRWMAIAQCFAGGAETPPAPGARSIKTG, from the coding sequence ATGATGGATCAGGCACAGGATTTTCTGGACGAAAGTGAAGCGATATATGCGCTCGTCCAAAATCTTTCCGACGAAGAGATGGAGCAGGAAACCGGCTTCAAGAACTGGACAATTAATGCGATCCTCCGCCATCTGCATATCTGGAACATGGCCGCTTATTGGTCGCTGGCAGAACCGGAAAAATTCCACGCCTTTTTCAAAGAGGCGATGGCCGCGATGAAAGAGAACGCAAAAAAGGGCCAGACGTCGATGCGCTTTTTTGAGGCAGACTATCTCGATAATCTATCCGGCGCGGATCTCGTCAAAACCTGGCGCGACTTCTATCAGAAAATGGCGCCCGAATTTGGCGCTGCTGATCCAGCGATGCGGGTGGAGTGGGCGGGCCCGTCCATGAGCGTACGCTCGTCAATTACTGCGCGCTTGATGGAAAACTGGTCGCATGCGCAGGCCATTTATGATGTGCTCGGCCTCAAACGCGAAAATGCAGACCGCATCCGCAATATCGTGATGATCGGCCTCAACACCTATGGCTGGACGTTCAAAGTGAATAGCGAAGAAGCCCCGCAGCCAGTACCTTATCTGAAACTGACCGCTCCATCCGGTGCGACTTGGGACTATGGCGATGAAAGCAAAGACGAGCGCATCGAGGGTTTGGCTGAGGAGTTTTGCCAAGTAGTCACTCAGTCTCGCAATATTGCTGACACGGGCTTAAAAGTGACCGGTCCAAACGCAACCCGGTGGATGGCCATTGCCCAATGTTTTGCTGGTGGTGCGGAAACCCCGCCAGCGCCAGGAGCCCGTTCTATCAAGACAGGGTGA